A genome region from Chryseobacterium indicum includes the following:
- the panC gene encoding pantoate--beta-alanine ligase: MEVLKSKKVLQDFIERQKEMGKKIGFAPTMGALHNGHLSLYKTAREENDLVVSSIFVNPTQFNNPEDLEKYPRDINRDISILEKSGLVDAVYIPEVTDIYPEKTESKHYDFDGLENEMEGKSRPGHFDGVGTVVEELFRQIKPDNAYFGEKDFQQLAIIKKMIEKKKLLINIKGVPIYRAENGLALSSRNQRLHEDRREASAVIYETLKKVNDWFRVITVPEIKNRVQDIFDQQRGMQLEYFLIADEKTLKETDFFYKDRKFRAFIVVVVDGVRLIDNMHLD, translated from the coding sequence ATGGAAGTTCTAAAAAGTAAAAAAGTTCTTCAGGATTTCATTGAAAGACAGAAAGAAATGGGCAAAAAGATAGGTTTTGCACCTACCATGGGAGCCCTTCATAACGGACATTTATCACTATATAAAACAGCAAGAGAAGAAAATGATCTTGTGGTATCATCAATTTTTGTTAATCCTACTCAATTTAATAATCCTGAGGATCTTGAAAAGTATCCGAGAGACATCAACAGAGATATTTCCATTCTGGAAAAGTCCGGATTGGTAGATGCTGTTTACATTCCCGAAGTTACAGATATTTATCCTGAAAAAACGGAAAGCAAACATTATGATTTTGACGGACTGGAAAATGAAATGGAAGGAAAATCGCGACCTGGACATTTTGACGGTGTTGGTACTGTTGTAGAAGAACTTTTCAGACAGATAAAACCGGATAATGCTTATTTTGGGGAAAAAGACTTCCAACAGCTGGCAATTATCAAAAAAATGATTGAAAAGAAAAAACTTTTAATCAACATTAAAGGAGTTCCGATTTACCGAGCTGAAAACGGACTTGCCTTAAGTTCCCGAAACCAAAGACTTCATGAAGACCGAAGAGAAGCCTCTGCTGTTATTTACGAGACCCTAAAAAAAGTAAATGACTGGTTCAGAGTAATAACAGTTCCCGAAATTAAAAACAGAGTACAGGATATTTTCGATCAGCAAAGAGGAATGCAGTTAGAATATTTTCTGATTGCTGATGAAAAAACACTTAAGGAAACTGATTTCTTTTACAAAGACAGAAAATTCCGTGCATTTATTGTAGTTGTTGTGGATGGAGTACGATTAATCGACAATATGCATCTGGACTAA
- a CDS encoding shikimate kinase, translating into MIISLVGYMGSGKSHVSKILSEKLNFKLIDLDKEISKRNKMTIPEIFDKKGEIYFRKLERETLEEILASEKNVILSLGGGTPVYYNNMEIINHNSKSVFLRASVATLSERLSKQKEKRPLIANIADENLAEFIAKHLFERNDFYNKAQISVITDNRTPDDIASEITEKLYL; encoded by the coding sequence ATGATAATTTCACTGGTCGGATACATGGGAAGTGGCAAATCTCACGTTTCCAAAATATTAAGCGAAAAACTCAATTTTAAATTAATTGATCTGGATAAAGAAATTTCCAAAAGGAATAAAATGACAATCCCCGAAATCTTCGATAAAAAGGGAGAAATCTATTTTAGAAAGCTGGAAAGAGAAACACTGGAAGAAATTCTTGCCTCTGAAAAAAATGTTATTTTAAGTCTGGGGGGAGGAACTCCTGTCTACTATAACAATATGGAAATCATCAACCATAATTCAAAAAGTGTTTTTTTAAGAGCTTCTGTTGCTACTTTATCAGAAAGACTTTCGAAACAGAAAGAAAAAAGACCTTTAATAGCCAATATCGCAGATGAAAATCTTGCTGAATTTATAGCAAAGCATCTGTTTGAAAGAAATGACTTCTACAATAAAGCACAAATTAGTGTAATTACAGACAACAGAACTCCGGATGATATCGCCAGTGAAATAACAGAAAAGCTCTATCTCTAG
- a CDS encoding RNA-binding S4 domain-containing protein: MRIDKFLWSIRFYKTRTIATEEIKKNRVSIGASVVKSSKEVKEGDVIKIRKNQIDYQIKVIQIPKSRIGAKLVPLHIKDVTDKEQYELLKMRKMSQDYYRNKGEGRPTKKDRRDMDDYVENDIASDFTDWDDFFGENGDESENED; the protein is encoded by the coding sequence ATGAGAATAGATAAATTTTTATGGAGCATTCGTTTTTATAAGACCAGAACCATTGCTACTGAGGAGATTAAAAAGAACAGAGTGTCTATCGGTGCGTCGGTTGTAAAGTCTTCTAAAGAGGTGAAGGAAGGAGATGTAATTAAGATCCGTAAAAATCAGATTGACTATCAGATTAAAGTAATCCAGATTCCGAAAAGCAGGATCGGAGCAAAGCTTGTTCCTCTTCACATAAAAGATGTAACCGATAAGGAACAGTATGAATTATTGAAAATGCGTAAGATGTCTCAGGATTATTACCGAAATAAAGGAGAGGGAAGACCTACGAAGAAAGACCGCAGAGATATGGATGATTATGTGGAAAACGATATTGCCTCAGATTTTACAGACTGGGATGATTTCTTTGGTGAAAATGGTGACGAATCTGAAAACGAAGATTAA